The following proteins come from a genomic window of Gimesia chilikensis:
- a CDS encoding anti-phage deoxyguanosine triphosphatase: MEDHWILRRREDEEGYPRKTFNDPDSENYESQFLRDKARIIHSSAFRRLQSKTQVFSLGDSDFYRTRLTHTLEVAQIGASIASQLRFSGHRDQISTLIPSNSLIEAICLAHDLGHPPYGHGGEYSLNKFMYQDGGFEGNGQTLRIVCRLGEFSEQHGLDLTRRTLLGLLKYPATHSEVANYDQVQANHSDTSSKLALYKPPKCIHDDDADLLEWIIKPFSESDRAILTELKSNPTGHAKTIRKSFDTSIMELADDIAYGVHDLEDAIAMGLVSHRIWEAEVMEQLPNHSGTELADIITRYTEKLFSGSHKQLKHGISNIVGGLIRDIEIRDLESGEHELIRFNACLTTDSAAILNILKNFVFKHVIKQRQNQILELKGQMIVEKLFEAILENPERLLKPDEFASFKVTGSKRILSDYVSGMTDVYASRLYSNLFLPQSGSLFDQL, encoded by the coding sequence ATGGAAGATCACTGGATATTACGCCGACGGGAGGACGAAGAAGGTTATCCCCGCAAGACGTTTAACGATCCCGATTCGGAGAATTACGAATCGCAGTTCCTGCGCGATAAAGCCCGGATTATTCACTCGTCCGCGTTCCGCCGACTGCAGTCGAAAACTCAGGTCTTCTCACTGGGGGACAGCGACTTCTACCGTACCCGTCTGACCCACACCCTCGAAGTGGCACAGATTGGGGCCAGCATCGCTTCGCAATTGCGGTTTTCTGGCCATCGGGATCAGATCTCTACCCTGATTCCCTCCAACAGCCTGATCGAGGCGATCTGCCTGGCACACGACCTGGGACATCCTCCCTACGGGCACGGCGGCGAATACTCACTCAACAAATTCATGTATCAGGACGGCGGCTTTGAAGGCAACGGGCAAACCCTGCGCATCGTCTGTCGCCTGGGCGAATTTTCGGAACAACATGGTCTCGATCTCACCCGCCGTACTTTGCTGGGATTGTTAAAATATCCGGCCACGCATTCCGAGGTCGCCAACTACGACCAGGTCCAGGCGAATCACAGCGACACCAGTTCGAAACTCGCCCTTTACAAACCGCCTAAATGTATTCACGACGATGACGCCGACCTCCTGGAGTGGATCATTAAACCTTTTTCGGAATCCGATCGCGCAATCCTCACCGAACTCAAGTCCAATCCGACCGGGCACGCCAAAACGATCCGCAAATCCTTCGATACGTCGATCATGGAACTGGCCGACGACATCGCTTATGGCGTGCATGACCTGGAAGATGCCATCGCCATGGGACTGGTCTCTCACCGGATCTGGGAAGCCGAAGTCATGGAGCAGCTTCCGAATCATTCCGGGACGGAACTGGCCGATATCATCACCCGTTATACCGAGAAATTGTTTTCCGGTTCGCATAAACAACTCAAGCACGGCATCAGCAATATCGTAGGCGGACTGATCCGCGATATCGAAATCCGCGATCTGGAATCGGGAGAGCATGAACTGATCCGCTTTAATGCCTGCCTCACAACCGACTCGGCAGCGATTCTGAATATTCTCAAGAACTTCGTTTTCAAGCACGTCATCAAACAGCGTCAGAATCAGATCCTGGAACTCAAAGGCCAGATGATCGTGGAGAAACTGTTCGAAGCAATTCTCGAGAATCCGGAACGACTGCTCAAGCCGGACGAATTCGCAAGCTTCAAAGTCACCGGCTCCAAACGCATCCTCTCAGACTACGTCTCAGGCATGACCGACGTCTACGCCAGCCGGCTCTACAGTAACCTGTTTCTACCTCAGTCGGGTTCGCTGTTTGACCAGCTCTGA